Proteins co-encoded in one Sulfurovum xiamenensis genomic window:
- the soxC gene encoding sulfite dehydrogenase, with protein MNKITKEEFDVVSEVSEQTSRRNFFKKTATYSMGALAAASVVAPVTIDASEHIKANPEDDPNIMEEKPWSLKFGAPVTENLYGQPSPYEHQVTRRTTPILSSGNYRASIAVTPIQDLNGIITPNGLFFNRNHGGTPTIDPNQHRLMIHGLVEKPIVLTMDQLKRYPNVSRVHFLECPANGGPEWRGPQFNSIQFAKGFMSCAEWTGVYIKDILKDLGLKPEAQWMLAEGIDNSHMGRTIPVDKVLDDAMIVWGQNGEALRPEQGYPIRIVVPGWEANLCVKWLARLEFAAEPFFAKEETSKYTALKHTGKAIQHFYANEVNSVITSPCPEKPWTDLKKGDMVEIEGLAWSGMGTISTVDVSFDGGKNWVEASLKGLVLDRAWTRFSIMHEYTGEPMLLSSRASDDAGHIQPTVKNERAAVGIEGVYHRNGIHTWEIDAKGEVTNVQILS; from the coding sequence ATGAATAAGATAACTAAAGAAGAGTTTGACGTTGTTTCTGAAGTATCAGAGCAAACATCAAGAAGAAACTTTTTCAAGAAAACAGCAACTTATTCTATGGGCGCATTAGCTGCAGCTAGTGTTGTCGCACCCGTCACAATAGATGCGAGTGAGCATATTAAAGCAAACCCTGAGGATGATCCAAACATCATGGAAGAGAAACCATGGAGTCTTAAGTTTGGTGCACCTGTAACAGAGAACCTATACGGTCAGCCATCACCATATGAGCATCAGGTAACAAGAAGAACAACACCTATTTTGTCTTCTGGTAACTATAGAGCATCAATTGCGGTAACACCTATTCAGGATCTGAATGGAATTATCACACCAAATGGTCTTTTCTTTAACAGAAATCACGGTGGTACACCAACAATCGATCCAAACCAGCATAGACTAATGATTCACGGTCTTGTTGAGAAGCCGATCGTTTTAACAATGGATCAGTTGAAAAGATATCCAAATGTAAGTAGAGTTCACTTCCTTGAGTGTCCAGCGAACGGTGGGCCGGAGTGGAGAGGACCTCAGTTTAACTCTATCCAATTTGCAAAAGGATTTATGTCTTGTGCTGAGTGGACTGGTGTTTACATCAAAGATATTCTTAAAGACCTTGGTCTTAAGCCAGAGGCACAATGGATGCTTGCAGAGGGTATAGATAACTCTCATATGGGTAGAACTATCCCTGTAGATAAAGTACTTGATGATGCAATGATCGTTTGGGGACAAAATGGTGAAGCATTACGTCCAGAGCAAGGGTACCCGATCAGAATCGTTGTTCCAGGTTGGGAAGCAAACTTATGTGTAAAATGGTTGGCTAGACTTGAGTTCGCAGCAGAGCCATTCTTTGCGAAAGAAGAGACATCTAAATATACAGCATTGAAGCATACTGGTAAAGCGATACAACACTTCTACGCAAACGAAGTAAACTCTGTTATTACTTCACCATGTCCTGAGAAACCATGGACAGACCTTAAAAAAGGTGATATGGTAGAGATCGAAGGACTTGCATGGTCTGGTATGGGAACAATCTCAACTGTTGATGTATCATTCGATGGCGGTAAAAACTGGGTAGAAGCATCATTGAAAGGTCTAGTACTTGATAGAGCTTGGACTAGATTCTCTATTATGCATGAATATACAGGTGAGCCTATGCTCCTTAGTTCACGTGCTTCAGATGACGCAGGACACATTCAGCCAACAGTGAAAAATGAAAGAGCTGCGGTAGGAATCGAAGGTGTTTACCATAGAAATGGTATCCATACATGGGAAATAGATGCAAAAGGAGAGGTTACAAATGTACAAATCTTATCATAA
- a CDS encoding thiosulfate oxidation carrier protein SoxY, producing MNRRHFLVFSFCIFPYAGEVFAVDYRKRNPLAWKASSINDAAMELYGREKFATIQKSTAIELIVPRGIVRDPENIPITIRSSLQAKTLAIFQDANPKSLVAVFDINEESVIEYELNIIMEFKGTVFAVLEGLDGKLYYTREYIEVLHLSCMGSGE from the coding sequence ATGAATCGACGTCATTTTTTAGTTTTTAGTTTTTGTATTTTCCCCTATGCCGGAGAGGTGTTCGCGGTAGATTACAGAAAGCGTAATCCCCTCGCATGGAAAGCCTCTTCGATCAATGATGCAGCTATGGAACTGTATGGAAGAGAAAAATTTGCAACGATTCAAAAAAGTACAGCTATAGAACTTATTGTCCCTCGAGGTATCGTTAGGGATCCAGAAAACATCCCGATCACCATACGTTCATCACTCCAAGCAAAAACCCTTGCTATTTTCCAGGATGCCAATCCTAAGAGTCTGGTCGCCGTCTTTGATATCAATGAAGAGAGTGTGATCGAGTATGAGCTGAATATAATCATGGAGTTTAAGGGAACTGTTTTTGCGGTACTTGAAGGGTTGGATGGGAAACTCTATTACACGCGTGAATATATTGAGGTACTCCACTTAAGCTGTATGGGTTCCGGAGAGTAA